One Streptomyces sp. CNQ-509 DNA window includes the following coding sequences:
- a CDS encoding ADP-ribosylglycohydrolase family protein translates to MTAPADVHGAPLRLTWVQPEDLVGHELRQAAEDGRAAGPLLRRWLGAGGHQAPARAGASPGPPKPRLRALALELLDELAALETPLAAVEPTDLDEIRAACPRWPARVPAPGPDTDGAYGDRLCTRLHAAWLGRAAGCVLGKPVEKVTLEGIRAIARSTGNWPVHTWFTAEGLDPAVAAAHPWNRRSAATSLAETLDGAPEDDDLNYPLLALLLLDRHGHAFTTADVGQLWLDELPAGRTFTAERVAYRNLLDGVEPPHTGAYRNPFREWIGAQIRADVHGWTHPGDPAGAAAAAHRDAVLTHTANGVYGAMFAAAALAAAAGGGTDVDEVLRTGLAVVPPRSRLARAVRHGIELARSEPTGTPEGFEAVVDDLHAAHEGRHWVHVVPNAALLAAALTHSGGDFTGAVCRVVSGGWDTDSNGATAGSVAGLLAGSPAALPERWTAPLRNRLATTVGGMDGIGFDELAARTAAHALPPPAPDDAAAAAGTGPVPPHEPRRPSP, encoded by the coding sequence GTGACGGCCCCGGCGGACGTGCACGGGGCGCCGCTCCGGCTGACCTGGGTGCAGCCGGAAGACCTCGTCGGCCACGAGCTGCGGCAGGCGGCCGAGGACGGCCGCGCCGCCGGGCCGCTGCTCCGCCGCTGGCTCGGCGCCGGCGGCCACCAGGCGCCGGCGCGCGCGGGCGCCTCGCCGGGCCCGCCGAAGCCGCGGCTGCGGGCCCTCGCGCTGGAGCTGCTGGACGAACTGGCCGCGCTGGAGACACCGCTGGCGGCGGTCGAGCCGACCGACCTGGACGAGATCAGGGCCGCCTGTCCGCGCTGGCCCGCGCGCGTACCCGCGCCCGGGCCGGACACGGACGGCGCGTACGGGGACCGGCTGTGCACCCGGCTGCACGCCGCGTGGCTCGGCCGCGCCGCCGGGTGCGTCCTGGGCAAGCCCGTGGAGAAGGTGACCCTGGAGGGCATCCGGGCCATCGCCCGCTCCACCGGCAACTGGCCGGTGCACACCTGGTTCACGGCCGAAGGGCTCGACCCCGCCGTCGCGGCGGCGCACCCCTGGAACCGCCGCAGCGCCGCGACCTCCCTGGCCGAGACCCTCGACGGCGCACCCGAGGACGACGACCTCAACTACCCGCTGCTCGCCCTGCTCCTCCTCGACCGCCACGGCCACGCCTTCACCACCGCGGACGTCGGGCAGCTCTGGCTCGACGAACTGCCCGCGGGCCGTACGTTCACCGCCGAGCGGGTCGCGTACCGCAACCTGCTCGACGGGGTGGAGCCCCCGCACACCGGCGCGTACCGCAACCCGTTCCGGGAGTGGATCGGCGCCCAGATCCGCGCCGACGTGCACGGCTGGACCCACCCCGGCGACCCGGCGGGCGCCGCCGCCGCCGCGCACCGCGACGCCGTGCTCACCCACACCGCGAACGGCGTCTACGGCGCCATGTTCGCCGCCGCCGCCCTCGCCGCCGCGGCGGGCGGCGGCACCGACGTGGACGAGGTGCTGCGCACCGGCCTCGCCGTCGTGCCGCCGCGCTCCCGGCTGGCCCGCGCCGTACGGCACGGCATCGAGCTGGCCCGCAGCGAGCCCACCGGCACCCCGGAGGGCTTCGAGGCCGTCGTCGACGACCTGCACGCCGCGCACGAGGGACGGCACTGGGTGCACGTCGTCCCCAACGCCGCGCTGCTCGCCGCCGCGCTCACCCACTCCGGCGGCGACTTCACCGGCGCCGTCTGCCGCGTCGTCTCCGGCGGCTGGGACACCGACTCCAACGGCGCCACCGCCGGGTCCGTCGCCGGGCTGCTCGCCGGTTCGCCGGCGGCGCTGCCGGAGCGGTGGACGGCGCCGCTGCGCAACCGGCTGGCGACCACCGTCGGCGGCATGGACGGCATCGGCTTCGACGAACTCGCCGCCCGCACCGCCGCCCACGCCCTCCCCCCACCCGCTCCGGACGACGCCGCCGCGGCCGCCGGCACCGGGCCCGTACCACCGCACGAACCCCGGAGGCCCTCACCATGA
- a CDS encoding CaiB/BaiF CoA-transferase family protein — protein sequence MTDTPASAASDAAATDAPAPQAPLAGLRVLDLATLFAGPLAATMLGDFGAEVVKVEHPARPDPSRGHGPAKDGVGLWWKLLGRNKKNLTLDLSTPGGRDVLLRLAAGSDVIVENFRPGTLEKWGLGWAELSAANPRLVLARVTGFGQFGPYARRPGFGTLAEAMSGFAAVTGEPDGPPTLPPFGLADSVAALSTAYAVMTALAGRERTGRGQVVDMAIIEPMLTVLGPQPLWYDQLGYVQPRTGNRSTNNAPRNTYRTADGRWLAVSTSAQSIAERVMRLVGRPELIDEPWFGTGAGRAAHAGELDEAVGGWIARHDAATVVAAFEKAQAAVAPVYDIRDVMADEQYRALGSITEVEDEELGTVKMQNVLFRLSETPGAIRWAGRPHGADTDAVLAGLGLTGAEIAGLRDEGAV from the coding sequence ATGACCGACACACCCGCCTCCGCCGCTTCCGACGCCGCCGCCACCGACGCCCCGGCGCCGCAGGCCCCGCTCGCGGGGCTGCGCGTCCTGGACCTCGCGACGCTCTTCGCCGGGCCGCTGGCCGCGACCATGCTGGGCGACTTCGGCGCCGAGGTCGTCAAGGTCGAGCACCCCGCCAGACCCGACCCCTCCCGCGGCCACGGCCCCGCCAAGGACGGCGTCGGCCTGTGGTGGAAGCTGCTCGGCCGCAACAAGAAGAACCTCACCCTCGACCTGTCCACACCCGGCGGACGCGACGTGCTGCTGCGGCTGGCCGCCGGATCCGACGTGATCGTCGAGAACTTCCGCCCCGGCACGCTGGAGAAGTGGGGCCTCGGCTGGGCGGAGCTGTCGGCGGCCAACCCCCGGCTGGTGCTCGCCCGGGTCACCGGCTTCGGCCAGTTCGGCCCGTACGCCCGCCGCCCCGGGTTCGGCACCCTCGCCGAGGCGATGAGCGGATTCGCCGCGGTCACCGGCGAGCCGGACGGGCCGCCGACGCTGCCGCCGTTCGGCCTCGCGGACTCCGTCGCCGCGCTCTCCACCGCGTACGCCGTGATGACCGCGCTCGCCGGGCGGGAGCGCACCGGGCGCGGGCAGGTGGTCGACATGGCCATCATCGAGCCGATGCTGACGGTGCTCGGCCCGCAGCCCCTCTGGTACGACCAGCTCGGCTACGTCCAGCCGCGTACCGGCAACCGTTCCACCAACAACGCGCCGCGTAACACCTACCGCACCGCCGACGGCCGCTGGCTCGCCGTCTCCACCTCCGCGCAGTCGATCGCGGAGCGGGTGATGCGGCTCGTCGGGCGGCCCGAGCTGATCGACGAGCCGTGGTTCGGCACCGGGGCGGGGCGGGCGGCGCACGCCGGGGAACTGGACGAGGCGGTGGGCGGGTGGATCGCGCGGCACGACGCGGCGACGGTCGTCGCCGCCTTCGAGAAGGCGCAGGCGGCGGTGGCGCCGGTGTACGACATACGCGACGTGATGGCCGACGAGCAGTACCGGGCGCTGGGTTCGATCACCGAGGTCGAGGACGAGGAACTGGGCACGGTGAAGATGCAGAACGTGCTCTTCCGGCTCTCCGAGACCCCGGGCGCGATCCGCTGGGCCGGCCGGCCGCACGGCGCGGACACCGACGCCGTGCTGGCCGGTCTGGGGCTGACCGGCGCGGAGATAGCCGGGCTGCGCGACGAGGGGGCGGTGTGA
- a CDS encoding ADP-ribosylglycohydrolase family protein, with protein MSAPLPGSRRAPESGAARDASGAPDGAAEGAARTAAAAGAPASPAEDAERPVVAARRVERPAAEPGAPTAGRPVAAGFAEAGGDLRRVEGLLLGIAAGDAAGWPAGRHRAARMPEWTRRLTRELDTFAEQNATTTLPVPIALNQPPEPLRLGPSDDAEWAAFTAYAVLSAGSGLHTDLTPDRRVRSALTLAWSALADEVAVAAERADEIESAEIPLRARISVRAGLGNLAAGLRPPATGHDNPHYFDDAACVRAAVLAAVHPGDPERAADLAEFDARYTQDGDGVHGARATAAAIAAALGGRPVDACVDAALAQLPQGTEILRNAERAVQLGRNAVATRPGLPGNAFALVPVLEHEIVDHVYSYGIAAAETVPVALAVATAAAGAISEAVPAAACLSRVADSAPALAGALTGALGGAAGLPTTWRDACRILSGCALPQLAGADLVDVARQLADKQFSTPAEGPLAS; from the coding sequence ATGAGCGCACCGCTGCCCGGGTCCCGCCGCGCCCCGGAGTCCGGGGCGGCGCGCGACGCATCAGGCGCGCCGGACGGCGCCGCCGAGGGCGCGGCGCGTACGGCCGCGGCCGCGGGTGCACCCGCGAGCCCCGCCGAGGACGCGGAGCGTCCCGTCGTCGCCGCACGGCGCGTGGAGCGGCCCGCCGCGGAACCGGGCGCGCCCACCGCGGGACGCCCCGTCGCCGCCGGCTTCGCCGAGGCGGGCGGCGACCTGCGGCGCGTGGAGGGGCTGCTGCTGGGCATCGCCGCCGGCGACGCCGCGGGCTGGCCCGCCGGCCGGCACCGCGCGGCCCGGATGCCCGAGTGGACCCGCCGGCTCACCCGCGAGCTGGACACCTTCGCCGAGCAGAACGCGACGACCACCCTGCCGGTGCCCATCGCGCTCAACCAGCCGCCCGAGCCGCTGCGCCTGGGCCCGTCGGACGACGCGGAGTGGGCTGCGTTCACCGCGTACGCCGTGCTCTCCGCCGGCAGCGGGCTGCACACCGACCTCACCCCGGACCGGCGCGTCCGCTCCGCGCTCACCCTCGCCTGGAGCGCGCTGGCCGACGAGGTCGCGGTCGCCGCCGAACGTGCGGACGAGATCGAGTCGGCGGAGATCCCGCTGCGCGCCCGTATCTCCGTACGGGCCGGACTCGGCAACCTCGCCGCCGGCCTGCGCCCGCCCGCCACCGGCCACGACAACCCGCACTACTTCGACGACGCCGCCTGCGTACGGGCCGCCGTGCTCGCCGCCGTCCATCCCGGCGACCCGGAACGGGCCGCCGACCTCGCCGAGTTCGACGCCCGCTACACCCAGGACGGCGACGGCGTGCACGGTGCCCGCGCCACCGCCGCCGCGATCGCCGCGGCGCTCGGCGGCCGGCCCGTGGACGCCTGCGTGGACGCCGCCCTCGCCCAGCTCCCGCAGGGCACCGAGATCCTGCGCAACGCCGAACGCGCGGTGCAACTCGGCCGCAACGCCGTCGCCACCCGCCCCGGGCTGCCCGGCAACGCCTTCGCCCTCGTGCCCGTCCTGGAGCACGAGATCGTCGACCACGTCTACAGCTACGGCATCGCCGCCGCCGAGACCGTGCCCGTCGCGCTGGCCGTCGCCACCGCCGCGGCCGGCGCCATCTCCGAGGCCGTCCCCGCCGCCGCGTGCCTCTCGCGCGTCGCCGACTCCGCGCCGGCCCTGGCCGGCGCGCTCACCGGGGCGCTCGGCGGCGCCGCCGGCCTCCCCACCACCTGGCGGGACGCCTGCCGGATCCTCTCCGGCTGCGCCCTGCCCCAGCTCGCCGGCGCCGACCTCGTCGACGTCGCCCGGCAACTGGCCGACAAGCAGTTCAGCACTCCCGCGGAAGGACCCCTCGCCTCATGA
- a CDS encoding CoA ester lyase, translated as MSAPRPSAVAADPAGAGGPGDAGDTYLTWLYVPGDRPAVVAKALRSGADVVLVDLEDAVAPERKAYALAATAELLGEPRPGPVPVHVRVNALTGPLADVELRTLAPLPGLGGLRLPKTRGREEVLRVATAALAARAGAPAPVPAPGDGTPAAGPDDATGGAGPYPAPAPGPRHGHDAADGLSAPPLGHPATGGVPPLYPLLESALGIERAYEIAAAHPAVRGIALGEADLRAELGVADDAGLAWPRSRAVVAARAAGLAPPAQSVYPDVADLEGLARSCAAGRALGFLGRTAIHPRQLPVIERAFLPAPREVERAEEIVAAAAADAGALALPDGRFVDAAVVAEARRTLRLARRRPA; from the coding sequence GTGAGCGCGCCGCGCCCGTCCGCGGTCGCGGCGGATCCGGCGGGCGCCGGCGGGCCGGGGGACGCCGGGGACACGTATCTCACCTGGCTGTACGTGCCGGGGGACCGGCCCGCGGTGGTGGCCAAGGCGCTGCGCAGCGGGGCGGACGTGGTGCTGGTCGACCTGGAGGACGCGGTGGCGCCCGAGCGCAAGGCGTACGCGCTGGCGGCCACCGCGGAGCTGCTGGGCGAACCGCGCCCGGGGCCGGTGCCGGTGCACGTCCGCGTCAACGCGCTGACCGGCCCGCTGGCGGACGTCGAACTGCGCACGCTGGCCCCGCTCCCGGGTCTGGGCGGACTCCGGCTGCCGAAGACCCGCGGCCGGGAGGAGGTCCTGCGCGTGGCAACGGCCGCACTGGCGGCCCGGGCCGGCGCTCCCGCGCCCGTACCGGCGCCCGGTGACGGCACACCCGCCGCCGGGCCGGACGACGCAACCGGCGGTGCGGGCCCGTATCCCGCCCCCGCGCCCGGCCCACGGCACGGTCACGACGCGGCGGACGGCCTTTCCGCGCCGCCCCTCGGCCACCCCGCCACCGGCGGCGTCCCGCCCCTCTACCCGCTCCTCGAATCCGCCCTCGGCATCGAGCGCGCCTACGAGATCGCCGCCGCGCACCCCGCCGTGCGCGGCATCGCCCTCGGCGAGGCCGATCTGCGGGCGGAGCTGGGCGTCGCCGACGACGCGGGGCTGGCCTGGCCGCGCAGCCGCGCCGTCGTCGCCGCCCGCGCCGCGGGGCTCGCCCCGCCGGCCCAGTCGGTCTACCCGGACGTCGCCGACCTCGAAGGACTCGCCCGCTCCTGCGCCGCGGGACGGGCCCTGGGCTTCCTGGGCCGTACGGCGATACACCCCCGTCAACTGCCCGTGATCGAGCGCGCGTTCCTGCCCGCCCCGCGGGAGGTCGAACGGGCCGAGGAGATCGTCGCGGCCGCGGCCGCCGACGCCGGCGCCCTCGCGCTGCCGGACGGCCGCTTCGTCGACGCCGCCGTGGTCGCCGAGGCCCGCCGCACCCTCCGGCTGGCCCGCCGCCGCCCCGCCTGA
- a CDS encoding ribokinase, whose product MTTTNPATLAVFGSVNMDLVAYAATAPLRGETVSGREFRTVPGGKGANQAVAAARAGGAVTMIGAVGADAFGGELRAALDGAGVDTAGLRTAPGASGTAHIVVDDDGGNSIVVVPGANGTVTGLASGDDERIAAAGTLLLQLELPVDGVVAAAEAARGHGVRTVLTPAPARPLPGRLLAATDLLVPNEHEAAALTGRSDPHRAAAALLEQVPEVVVTLGGAGSLYAARGREPVVVPALAVRAVDTTAAGDTFVGALCVAYAEGRPMPAALAWAAAAAALAVQRPGASSSMPERAEIDRLAAEGP is encoded by the coding sequence ATGACGACCACCAACCCAGCGACGCTCGCCGTCTTCGGCAGCGTCAACATGGACCTCGTGGCCTACGCCGCCACCGCCCCGCTGCGCGGCGAGACCGTCTCCGGACGGGAGTTCCGCACCGTGCCCGGCGGCAAGGGCGCCAACCAGGCCGTCGCCGCCGCCCGCGCGGGCGGGGCGGTGACGATGATCGGGGCGGTCGGCGCCGACGCCTTCGGCGGCGAACTGCGCGCCGCCCTCGACGGCGCGGGCGTGGACACCGCGGGGCTGCGCACCGCCCCGGGCGCCAGCGGCACCGCGCATATCGTCGTCGACGACGACGGCGGCAACTCCATCGTCGTCGTCCCCGGGGCCAACGGCACCGTGACCGGACTCGCCTCCGGCGACGACGAGCGCATCGCCGCCGCCGGCACGCTCCTGCTCCAGCTGGAACTGCCGGTGGACGGCGTCGTGGCCGCCGCCGAGGCGGCCCGCGGGCACGGCGTCCGCACCGTGCTCACCCCCGCGCCCGCCCGGCCGCTGCCCGGCCGGCTGCTCGCCGCCACCGACCTGCTCGTCCCCAACGAGCACGAGGCCGCCGCGCTCACCGGCAGATCCGACCCGCACCGGGCCGCCGCGGCGCTGCTGGAGCAGGTGCCGGAGGTCGTCGTCACCCTCGGCGGTGCGGGCAGCCTGTACGCGGCGCGCGGTCGGGAGCCCGTCGTGGTGCCGGCGCTCGCGGTCCGGGCCGTCGACACCACGGCCGCGGGCGACACCTTCGTCGGCGCGCTGTGCGTGGCGTACGCCGAGGGCCGGCCGATGCCGGCGGCGCTGGCGTGGGCGGCGGCCGCCGCCGCGCTCGCCGTCCAGCGGCCGGGCGCTTCGTCGTCCATGCCGGAGCGCGCGGAGATCGACCGGCTGGCGGCCGAGGGCCCGTGA
- a CDS encoding ADP-ribosylglycohydrolase family protein, whose amino-acid sequence MTPTTASATPGDPAATAATASTAATAAPGLADRTAGCLVGAAVGDALGGPVEGWTPEAIAERYGGRVRGIVEPFHRDAWRTARPIAPYHKGDGHVTDDTLMTHALIRVYDKVRDHLDAYAVADHLVPDLMGTPRWIPELEAEALPLQRIFLAEKWIVARLHYGHVDPREAGVGNIVNCGAAMYMAPVGAVNAGNPAAAYAEALDVAGAHQSSYGREAAGVFAACVAAAFAPGATPESVVEAALALAKDGTRAAIEAVCEAAAGRTDVEEALAPLRAAVEPYDTVGPEYRNPSLGARRPSRLHAIEELPVALGMLLVGRGDYRHTVLGAVNYGRDCDSIATMGGAIAGALGGAAAVPGEWAEEVARASRLDLLAPAATLTEVAREVFVRDVARRRAHEAVFGALAEAS is encoded by the coding sequence ATGACCCCCACGACCGCTTCCGCCACGCCCGGCGACCCCGCAGCCACCGCAGCCACCGCGTCCACCGCGGCCACCGCGGCCCCCGGCCTCGCCGACCGCACCGCGGGCTGCCTCGTCGGCGCCGCCGTCGGCGACGCCCTCGGCGGGCCCGTCGAGGGCTGGACCCCCGAGGCCATCGCCGAGCGCTACGGCGGCCGGGTGCGCGGCATCGTCGAGCCGTTCCACCGCGACGCGTGGCGCACCGCCCGGCCCATCGCCCCGTACCACAAGGGCGACGGGCACGTCACCGACGACACCCTCATGACCCACGCCCTCATCCGGGTCTACGACAAGGTCCGCGACCACCTCGACGCCTACGCCGTCGCCGACCACCTCGTGCCCGACCTCATGGGCACGCCGCGCTGGATCCCCGAGCTGGAGGCCGAGGCGCTGCCACTGCAGCGGATCTTCCTCGCCGAGAAGTGGATCGTCGCACGGCTGCACTACGGCCACGTCGACCCGCGCGAGGCGGGCGTCGGCAACATCGTCAACTGCGGTGCCGCGATGTACATGGCGCCCGTCGGTGCCGTCAACGCCGGCAACCCCGCGGCGGCCTACGCCGAGGCGCTGGACGTCGCCGGCGCGCACCAGTCGTCGTACGGGCGGGAGGCCGCCGGGGTCTTCGCCGCCTGCGTCGCGGCGGCCTTCGCGCCGGGCGCCACGCCCGAGTCCGTGGTCGAGGCGGCGCTCGCGCTGGCCAAGGACGGCACCCGCGCCGCCATCGAGGCGGTCTGCGAAGCGGCCGCCGGCCGCACGGACGTCGAAGAGGCGCTGGCGCCGCTCCGCGCGGCGGTCGAGCCGTACGACACCGTCGGCCCCGAGTACCGCAACCCCTCGCTCGGCGCCCGGCGGCCCTCGCGGCTGCACGCGATAGAGGAGCTGCCGGTGGCGCTGGGCATGCTGCTCGTGGGCCGCGGCGACTACCGGCACACGGTCCTCGGCGCCGTCAACTACGGCCGCGACTGCGACTCGATCGCCACCATGGGCGGCGCCATCGCCGGTGCGCTCGGCGGCGCCGCGGCGGTGCCGGGGGAGTGGGCGGAGGAGGTCGCGCGCGCCAGCCGGCTAGATCTGCTCGCCCCCGCCGCCACGCTCACGGAGGTCGCCCGCGAGGTGTTCGTACGGGACGTGGCGCGCCGCCGCGCCCACGAGGCCGTGTTCGGCGCGCTGGCGGAGGCGTCGTGA
- a CDS encoding ADP-ribosylglycohydrolase family protein codes for MSAAAGPEPPVRPEPSVTVRLRPVARGAGQAAPTARDRARGAMLGLAVGDALGAPVENMKPSQIRERWGRIEDFVAAAPAGTDDTEYAIFSGLLLAEHGARLSLAHVESAWHERIADLDEGPFRGAGFSERGTLENLRRGLAAPITAQHRHAWSDGLAMRAAPFGVFAAGRPAEAARLVAIDGTVSHEGEGIYGGQAVAAGVAAAMAGDSPDVVVQAALSVIPEDSWTSRSLQRAVSAGRRARHAPGATPLSVERAVRSSVVIGGYPWSDLAPEAVGLALGAFTAARGDFAGSVLTAVNMGRDADTTAAVAGALAGALRGESAIPGAWAAAIKPVRGTCLPSMAGHHVLDIADRLAPADEEVAS; via the coding sequence ATGAGCGCAGCAGCCGGCCCCGAACCGCCCGTCCGGCCCGAGCCCTCCGTTACCGTCCGCCTGCGTCCCGTCGCCCGCGGCGCCGGGCAGGCCGCCCCGACCGCCCGCGACCGGGCCCGCGGCGCCATGCTCGGCCTCGCGGTGGGCGACGCCCTCGGTGCGCCCGTCGAGAACATGAAGCCCTCGCAGATCCGCGAGCGCTGGGGCCGCATCGAGGACTTCGTGGCCGCCGCCCCGGCGGGCACGGACGACACCGAGTACGCCATCTTCTCCGGGCTGCTCCTCGCCGAGCACGGCGCGCGCCTCAGCCTCGCGCACGTGGAGTCCGCCTGGCACGAGCGCATCGCCGACCTCGACGAAGGCCCCTTCCGCGGCGCAGGGTTCAGCGAGCGCGGCACCCTGGAGAACCTGCGCCGCGGGCTGGCCGCCCCGATCACCGCGCAGCACCGGCACGCCTGGAGCGACGGACTCGCCATGCGCGCCGCGCCGTTCGGCGTCTTCGCCGCGGGCCGCCCGGCGGAGGCGGCGCGGCTCGTCGCCATCGACGGCACCGTCAGCCACGAGGGCGAGGGCATCTACGGCGGCCAGGCCGTCGCCGCCGGGGTGGCCGCCGCCATGGCCGGCGACTCCCCGGACGTCGTCGTGCAGGCCGCCCTCTCCGTCATCCCCGAGGACTCCTGGACCTCGCGCTCCCTCCAGCGCGCGGTCTCCGCGGGCCGCCGCGCGCGCCACGCCCCCGGCGCCACGCCGCTGAGCGTCGAACGCGCCGTCCGCTCCTCCGTCGTCATCGGCGGCTACCCCTGGTCGGATCTGGCGCCGGAGGCCGTCGGACTCGCGCTCGGCGCCTTCACCGCCGCCCGCGGCGACTTCGCCGGCTCCGTCCTCACCGCCGTCAACATGGGCCGCGACGCCGACACCACCGCCGCCGTCGCCGGCGCGCTGGCGGGCGCGCTGCGCGGCGAGTCCGCCATTCCCGGCGCCTGGGCCGCGGCCATCAAGCCGGTACGCGGCACGTGCCTGCCGTCCATGGCAGGACACCACGTGCTCGACATCGCGGACCGGCTCGCCCCCGCAGACGAGGAGGTCGCCTCATGA